The genomic segment AAGATTTCAAAAAAGAGCAAGCCCTTTGGGTCATCACCTGATTGCAAAATGCGGTACTGAATGGTACACTCTCTACGAGACATGCGAAAAATATACGAGAAACCCGTCTCCTCCTCGAGACAACGAATACCATCGCCAAATATCTCATCGATAAGCTCCTTATCTCTCTCCTATGCGAATAGTTGCCATCTTTTTTCTCTTGATTACCAAAATAAGTCTCGCGGCTCCGAAGTCGATTTTTGAATGAGGAAATTGTGGAGTTGGTACAGATCAGCTCCGTACGTGAAATATTTCCTTTACTCAAATCCCCTGCATCATCATCAGTATCACAAATAACATCCTCGCTCTCGTAGGATATATCAGTCTCGGAGTTATCCTTATCTGAGCTCTGATGTATGTCTTTGGTGGCATCAATGAAGAATACAAAAGCAAAGGAAAAGAAGCTTTCATGGCCGCGATCCTCGGAGCTATGCTATCTTGGTCCGCATGGCTCATTATCAACTTTTTGATCGATAATATCTAATCGTATGAACACTCCGATATTTTCATGGGCATTTGCCACTCATTTTCCACGAGGAAAACAGTGGTATATGATTGCTATCACCCTTATTTTGACGTTGATTGTGATGAGTTTTATATTGGGTGCCTATGCACTCGGTATCGTCGCTATTCTCTTCGCCGGCGTCTATCTCCTCTATGAGATAAATATCCCTGATTTGACACAAGTCAGCATCGACATATCTGGTGTATATATCAATGATCAGCTCTATAATTATAATACTCTTCGTGAATTCGGCATCATCCGTATCACTGAATGACCAACCATTCTACGTCTTATGACAAAAAACCATCTGATAAATAGCGTGGATGTTTTTATCGACCCGAGCATTGATACAGAAACCATTCGTCTCTATCTCTCTCAATATATACCCGATAACGCTCAAATTCATTTTTCCATTATTGATAGAGTGCTTTTGAGTTTACGTATTTAAAAAAGTGTTGCAAAAACTCAATACACTATCCTAGTTGCCCTCCTCCTAAAACTGCACAGGCACATCAAACATCATACTGTTTTGTGGTTCACCTGATGGGTTATCATTTTTGAATACGAGCATGCCCTGGCTACCAGCTGGCTGAGCTGGAAATGTGAGTGTCGCCGTAAAGGGTACGAAATCTTCTGTCATCCACTCTCATTGAGCTTGGGCAACAACTGTTGTGATAAGGACATTATTGGCATCGCGGAGCTCAATCGGAAATGATGCTTCGAAATACCACGGACCTCGAGCTCTACCCATCAGGGTCATTGGGCTTGTAAGGGTCGAATTTGGGAGTGGTGCGGTAACCTCTATCATCGATGAAGCCGTCTCAGTAGTCTCAGGAGAGAGTTGTGACGAAGGCGGAACAAGAGTATTTGATGGGGCAACATCATCTACTACAGGTGCATGCGTACGCTGCGTCCAGCAAAATGCTACTATGATGATAATGATGGCAAGAATGCCAAACCAGGAGAAAGTGCGTTTCATAAATAGTTTTAAAAGATACCAATACAGTATATGCTGGATGGTATGATTGCAAATATGAATAATACATTTTTTACCATCTTCCAAGAAATGGATAAATTTGATACATATTCTGGCTCCATGTGGCGTATGTTTGTGCTACAAGATTATTAAGAGCAGTATTTTCACTAGGATTGTCCCACAGAAATCCAGGTATATCCCAAGCAATATCTGTAACAACAGTGGCTTCTGATGTTTCTCTACAATTCGCAGGATGAATCCTTTGCAGATTCATGCCAGGAAAGATGTTCTGCAATATTCCTGTTATATCCATATCATGAGGAACATTTTCTCCTGCAACATATGGGACATCGACCTGGCATCAGTCATGTGGGGACAAAAAATACCCCCGTTGTCAGAAAGACGATATTTCCTCGGGCAATAATAGTACCTGTACTCTCTTACCTGTTTCAAGACAGAGATTTTGGCTATTCACTTTTTGTGCTAACCTATTTTGTAATACATGATACCTTGTAATAATAATTGGATGGTATGGATATTCCTTCCAAAAGGTTTTCTCGCCATCTGGTCCTGTTCTTAAAAAACAAAAAGAATCACCTCTCTTTACCCCATCATCATCAGGTGTTGGGTCCCATATAAGCTCCACATCAGGCGGTAATGATTCTCTCAAACTCATAAAATATTAGAATGCATTATACATACTATTTCAAGAAAGCAATAATTCATTTCCATTTTTGAACTGTGAAATATCTTTGAAACAACACTCTATCATATTGACTCTTACTAAGTAAGTATGCATGCTTTATTCTTCGAAGAAATACTTTCCAGGGAGTCAATAAGACAGGCACTTGATTTATGGCTTACCCGATATACAATGAGGTTTCCCAATTTTTTGGGACTTCTATTTTCTTACCCCTTTCATTATGTTCAAATGACGCATCGTCTCCCGTTCAAATGTAAACGGGAAAGTACATTCCTTTCAGAAGGATTTCGATGACTACGATGATTATCAAGAATTTCTCATCGGTCATCCGGAGTTCGACACACAGAATTTTCTCGATACTTTCTGGAATTCGTGGAAGTCGTGGGATCCTTTTCTCACCCCAGAAACTCCTCTTCTTATGGCTGATACGAGATATCTCCCAGAAGGAGTCAATCTCGATAAATATGAGCAGAAACGATTTGAAAAACAAATCGCTCTCGAAGAAAAGTCACAAAAACAATCTTCTCTCGAGCGTGCCAAATCGTATCTCGATGGCTATATCCTAGAAAATCCTGATGATACCGATGCCAAAAAGGATCTCGAGAAAATCGAAAAAGAACTCAAGGAATTCAAGGAATAACGGAGGCCAGAGATACACTCATCTCAAAAAGGATCCGAAGAGAATCCCCTGATACAAAAGCAGGGGATTTTATGCATCTTATCTATCAAAAAACTACTGCGCACGCACTCCCGCCATATCTCGGTATAAATCGAGGAAGTCTCTATCGATTGGTATCCCTAAGCTTATTATGACTTTTGATTTTGGGGTACGAGCATGTTGAATAAAATCAATAGTAAGTATTGGTGGTTTTTTGCCCTGTTTATTTCCTCTACAGATTCGATATCGAATAAAAACTCCATCTCCTACTTCCTCTAAAATCTCCAAATAACGATTGGCACGAACATGCCCATCTAATTCGCGAGAAATAATCTTTTTGTGAAGATATTCTAAGATATCCATTACCCATCGTCAGTAAGCAGAAAAATCTGAAATATGTTCTTTGAGGTGACGAGATTGATACGTTCTTTTTCCGGCGAAAAGCTCTTCTTTCCAGGCCGGAAGCTTCCCCACAGGGGGTCGAAATTTTGAGAGACAGAGAACAAAGGTATCATGTCGGAGAAGCTCTCGTATTTCGTCGGGTAAATCCTTGCTATCAAAGAATTTTCGATCATTTCGGTGTCTCTCTAACAAGGTATTCACTTTACTTTGAACATGATTACCCATTTCTATCTGGAGCCCAAGCTGTAATCTTCATTTAGGCATCTGCTGATGTACTATCAAATCAGTTGCAAGATGTGTATCTGCCATCCTGTCTGCAAGCAAGATATCAGTGATTGGAGTATCTTTTCGGCTCCGAAGGACAGTAAGGAGCAGCTTTTCCGCAAGAGCTAACTCAGTAAAAAAACCAGGATCCGAAAAATAGCGACTCATGATACGTTCCCATTGATTATGTGTTTTACGAGGATTAAAATCAACCCTTGCTGTACCAGCATGGGCCAACATCCATCGGAAGAGATGATTCAGTGCCTCATGAGATGGTTCCCCGTTATGAATGCCGTAGAGAGCTGCAAACACTCTCTCTTGAACAGGGGCAAATGGTTTTTCGGTATGACCACAGGCCGATTGTATCTTTCGACCAGT from the Candidatus Gracilibacteria bacterium genome contains:
- a CDS encoding Gmad2 immunoglobulin-like domain-containing protein, producing the protein MKRTFSWFGILAIIIIIVAFCWTQRTHAPVVDDVAPSNTLVPPSSQLSPETTETASSMIEVTAPLPNSTLTSPMTLMGRARGPWYFEASFPIELRDANNVLITTVVAQAQGEWMTEDFVPFTATLTFPAQPAGSQGMLVFKNDNPSGEPQNSMMFDVPVQF